The Gammaproteobacteria bacterium genome includes the window TGTCGCCTCCGGTTTATCCGGCCAAGCATTCTGTCAGCAAAACCATATTAAATACGCCAGCTTTTGTAAATGGCGCCAACGTCTTTTGTCCGAGCCTAAAAAAGTGCCATTGAATAACGCGGCCCCTTTTTTGGACCTGGCAACGCTGGGTGATAGCCATTCATCATCCTGGCACATCACCTTCAAACTGGGCAATGGGGTTGAGTTGGTCTTGAGTCAGAAATAGTGTTTATACCCGAACCCCATGTGCGCATCTGGTTGTATACGCAACCGACAGATATGCGTAAATCGTTTAATGGCTTATGTGCCCTGGTTTCAGGTCAGCTTGAGGACAACCCAACGAGTGGTCAGTTGTTTGTCTTCATCAATCGGCGTAAGACCCACATCAAGATACTGTACTTTGATGGTTCAGGTTATTGCATCTGGTTTAAACGGTTGGAACAAGGGCAGTTCAACTATCGCCGTGATCATGACACAAAACGTTTGCTAGACTGGATGCAACTCAAGCTCTTGCTCGATGGTTTGAAGGTTGAAAAATCACGTCAATACAAACGATATACACACCCGTCGTAGCGCGGGGTTTGGTATAATACGGCGCTATGAACAACACCTCTTCAGCCGAAAACATTGATCGCAAACCATCGCTCGATAGCGCGACTGAATCACCCTCGTTGAAAGATAAATATGAGCAGTTAAAAGAAGAAAATCTTTCGCTTAAAAATCGCATTGCCTGGTTCGAGAAACAAGTCTTCGGCCAGAAGTCAGAAAAACGCCTGATTGAAAACCCGCATCAACAAAGTCTGCTCGGTGAGCCCACCGAAACGCCTCCCGAGGATAGCGACAAACAAACCGTCAACAGCTACTCGCGTGGCAAGGCCAAGAAAAACCGTAACGATGATTGCCTGACGGATAGTGGTTTGCGCTTTAGTGACGAGGTGCCGGTAGAAAAAATCGATGTGGTGCCGGATGAATTGAAGGGCCCCGACGCTGATCAGTATGCCATCATTGATACTAAAATCAGCCACAAGCTGGCCAAGCGTCCAGCCAGTTACGTGGTACTGGAATACCGCCTGCCGGTGATTAAGAAAAAAGGCAGTGGTGTTGATACGAACACCCTCAAGACCACGGCTATGCCGGCACAGGTATTGGAAGGCAGTATTGCGGATGTGAGTTTATTGGCCGGGATGTTGGCCGATAAGTTTCTTTATCATCTTCCCTTGCATCGCCAGCACCAACAAATGGCCCACGCGGGTATCACCGTGGCGCGATCAAGCCTGACCAACTGGACACGACGTAGCATCGAATTGCTGCGGCCCATTGTGGAGAGTATGCTCAACAATGTCTTGCTCAGTCGGGTACTGGCGATGGACGAAACCCCGATCAAGGCCGGAAGAAAACAAAAAGGGAAACTCAAACAAGCCTACTTCTGGCCGATCTATGGAGAAGATCACGAAGTGGTCTTTACCTTTAGCCAAAGCCGGGGCAAGCAGCACATCATCAATATGCTCAAGCACCAGTACAAAGGAACCCTTGTCACTGACGGCTATGCGGCCTATGCCCGTTACGCCGAACAAAGTGAAGGAGTAACCCATGCGCAGTGCTGGGTGCACAGTCGTCGTTATCTGATCGAAGCCAGAGACAGCAGTCCCAGGGAGATTGATGCCGTACTGGACCTGATCGGGCAGTTGTACCAGGGCGAAAAACACATCACCGAAAACAAACTCCAGGGTGAAAAGAAACGTGACTACCGACTCACGCACAGCAAGCCGTTGGTAGATGCGATCTTCGAGTGGATCGATACGCAATGCCAGCGAAATGACTTAACGCCAAAACATTCACTACGCAAGGCGCTGAACTATCTGCGTACACGCGAAACACAGTTGCGCGTGTTTCTTGAAGACCCAGACGTGCCCATGGACACCAACCACCTGGAGCGCGAGATCAGACCGATACCGCTGGGCCGGAAGAACTGGCTTTTTTGCTGGACAGAACTGGGAGCCGAACATGTAGGCATTATCCAGAGCCTGATCAGTACGTGCAAACTCCACGACGTTAACCCATATACTTACCTGGTCGATGTCCTGCAGCGCGTCAACACCCATCCGGTAAGTAAAGTCTATGAACTTACACCGCGTTTATGGAAGGAAAAGTTTGCCAACAACCCGATGCGATCAGAAGTCTACAAGGGAATCAACTACGTCGAGGAATGAACGGTTACTGCTCACCTTCGCTTAACGTAGCGGTAGTAATGCTCCAGTTTCCGCTTGCATTGGCACTGGCTGTACCGAGTGAGATGGTTCCATTCGTATCAAATAATTCGACTGTGCTACCGGCCTCTGCCGAACCGGTTATTACTGGCGTTGCAGTATTGAAGGCCTGACCATTGACGGTTGTAATAGCTGGAGCTTCAGGAGCGGTGGTGTCAGCAGTCGCGATAGAGATGGTTATGCTTTCCGATGCCTCGCTGGTATTTCCCGCCGCATCCGTGGCCTTTGCTGTCAACGTATGCTCACCTTCGCTTAACGTAGCGGTAGTAATGCTCCAGTTTCCGCTTGCATTGGCACTGGCTGTTCCGAGTGAGGTGGTTCCATTCGTATCAAATAATTCGACTGTGCTACTGGCCTCCGCCGAACCGGTTATTACAGGCGTTGCAGTATTGAAGGCCTGACCATTACT containing:
- the tnpB gene encoding IS66 family insertion sequence element accessory protein TnpB (TnpB, as the term is used for proteins encoded by IS66 family insertion elements, is considered an accessory protein, since TnpC, encoded by a neighboring gene, is a DDE family transposase.), with protein sequence MFIPEPHVRIWLYTQPTDMRKSFNGLCALVSGQLEDNPTSGQLFVFINRRKTHIKILYFDGSGYCIWFKRLEQGQFNYRRDHDTKRLLDWMQLKLLLDGLKVEKSRQYKRYTHPS
- a CDS encoding Ig-like domain-containing protein, encoding MRISFHTNSKIAHSEKSQLIRYTILIFLLVIVTSLAACGKGDPIKDTTPPDAPVFTTSNGQAFNTATPVITGSAEASSTVELFDTNGTTSLGTASANASGNWSITTATLSEGEHTLTAKATDAAGNTSEASESITISIATADTTAPEAPAITTVNGQAFNTATPVITGSAEAGSTVELFDTNGTISLGTASANASGNWSITTATLSEGEQ
- a CDS encoding IS66 family insertion sequence element accessory protein TnpB, with protein sequence MSNTAYQRRTPAQWQTIVDNFVASGLSGQAFCQQNHIKYASFCKWRQRLLSEPKKVPLNNAAPFLDLATLGDSHSSSWHITFKLGNGVELVLSQK
- a CDS encoding IS66 family transposase, producing MNNTSSAENIDRKPSLDSATESPSLKDKYEQLKEENLSLKNRIAWFEKQVFGQKSEKRLIENPHQQSLLGEPTETPPEDSDKQTVNSYSRGKAKKNRNDDCLTDSGLRFSDEVPVEKIDVVPDELKGPDADQYAIIDTKISHKLAKRPASYVVLEYRLPVIKKKGSGVDTNTLKTTAMPAQVLEGSIADVSLLAGMLADKFLYHLPLHRQHQQMAHAGITVARSSLTNWTRRSIELLRPIVESMLNNVLLSRVLAMDETPIKAGRKQKGKLKQAYFWPIYGEDHEVVFTFSQSRGKQHIINMLKHQYKGTLVTDGYAAYARYAEQSEGVTHAQCWVHSRRYLIEARDSSPREIDAVLDLIGQLYQGEKHITENKLQGEKKRDYRLTHSKPLVDAIFEWIDTQCQRNDLTPKHSLRKALNYLRTRETQLRVFLEDPDVPMDTNHLEREIRPIPLGRKNWLFCWTELGAEHVGIIQSLISTCKLHDVNPYTYLVDVLQRVNTHPVSKVYELTPRLWKEKFANNPMRSEVYKGINYVEE